Proteins encoded by one window of Anopheles maculipalpis chromosome 2RL, idAnoMacuDA_375_x, whole genome shotgun sequence:
- the LOC126568644 gene encoding DNA-directed RNA polymerases I, II, and III subunit RPABC4: MSEPSSKDTVLKTAMIYVCGECHHENEMRPRDPIRCRECGYRIMYKKRTKRLIVFDAR; this comes from the exons ATGTCCGAACCAAGCTCAAAGGATACCGTACTGAAAACGGCAATGATTTACGTGTGTGGTG AATGTCACCACGAGAATGAAATGCGTCCCAGAGATCCGATCCGTTGCCGGGAGTGTGGCTATCGTATTATGTACAAGAAGCGTACAAAGCGAC TTATCGTCTTCGATGCCAGATAG